CTGTTTAGTCACCGCAGGTATATGAATGGTGCTGCTACAAATCCCGATTTTCATGTATTAGCCCACGCTGGCGCACAGGTTAAGGCTGCAATTGACGCTACCATCGCTTTAGGCGGCGAAAACTACGTTTTCTGGGGTGGTCGTGAAGGTTACATGAGCCTGCTGAATACCGATATGAAACGCGAGCAGGAGCATTTTGCTAAATTTTTACATACTGCTAAAGATTACGCACGCAAACAAGGCTTTAAAGGAAACTTCTTCATCGAACCAAAACCTTGCGAGCCTACCAAACACCAGTATGATTATGATGCGGCTACTGTTTTAGGGTTTTTGCAGAAATATGATTTGCTGAATGACTTTAAACTGAACCTGGAAGTTAACCACGCTACGTTGGCCGGCCATACTTTCCAGCACGAGTTGCAGGTAGCTGCAGATTCTGGTTTATTAGGTTCGATAGATGCCAACCGTGGCGATACCCAAAACGGATGGGATACCGACCAGTTCCCGAACGATATCAACGAAATTACCGAATCGATGATGATTATCCTGGAAGCAGGTGGTTTACAAGGCGGCGGTATTAATTTTGATGCCAAAATTCGCCGTAACTCAACAGATCAGGCCGACTTATTCTACGCTCATATTGGTGGTATGGATATCTTCGCCCGCGCCCTGGTTATAGCCGATAATATTTTGCAGAAATCGGAGTATAAAAAGATCCGTTCCGACAGATATGCCTCATTTGATGCAGGTTCGGGAAAAGATTTTGAGGATGGTAAGTTATCGTTAGAAGATTTGCGTAACTATGCAATAACCAATGGCGAGCCAAAAACATTAAGTGGCCGACAAGAATATTTAGAAAATTTGATAAATCGCTATATATAGCTTATAATTGTCAATCTAACATTATTAAAACCAACTTAACCAAACAATGAACCTGAAAACCCTCTCGTACGGCGATTATGTCGTGTTTTTTATTTACTTCGTTATAGTATCCAGCTATGGCTATTGGGTATACAAGCGTAAGCATAATGCCGACGCGACCTCGAAAGACTATTTTTTGGCCGAAGGATCGCTTACCTGGTGGGCAATCGGGGCATCATTAATCGCCTCCAATATATCTGCCGAGCAGTTTATCGGCACCAGCGGATCGGCGTTCAAGATGGGTTTAGCGATATCAACTTACGAGTGGATGGCGGCAATTACGCTAATTATTGTGGCAGTATTTTTTATACCGGTATATCTTAAAAACAAGATATTCACCATGCCGCAATTTTTGCACCAGCGCTATAACAGCACGGTTGCTATGATAATGGCTATATTTTGGCTGTTGTTATACATCGTAGTTAACTTAATGTCTATCCTTTACCTGGGTGCATTGGCTATCAGTGGTATATCTGGCCTCAACATCTGGTTATGTATTATATTACTCGCAGTTTTCTCGGCATTTATTACTCTTGGGGGCATGAAGGTTATCGGTTACACTGATGTTATTCAGGTTGCTGTGCTTATTTTAGGCGGATTGATGGCTTCTTACCTGGCGCTAACTTTATTGAGTGAGAAGGAGGGCACTACAGGTTTATTAAATGGATTTAAAATATTACATTCAGAAGCTTCAGACCACTTCCACATGATCTTCAAGAAGGATAATCCTAACTACATGGATTTGCCTGGTTTATCAGTTTTAATAGGCGGTATGTGGATTACCAATCTTAATTATTGGGGCTGTAACCAATATATTACACAAAGGGCTTTGGGTGCAAACCTTAAAACCGCCCGTGGTGGTATTCTTTTCGCGGCTTTCCTTAAACTATTAATGCCTGTTATTGTGGTATTACCGGGTATTGCCGCTTATTTATTGTACCAAAAAGGCATGTTCCACCAGGAAATGATGAGCTCAACAGGTGTAACTGATCCTAATAAAGCTTATCCATCTTTATTGAACTTATTGCCAACCGGCTTAAAAGGCCTATCGTTTGCGGCACTAACGGCGGCAATTGTAGCTTCTTTAGCAGGTAAAGCCAATAGTATAGCCACTATATTTACATTAGATATCTATAAAAAAGCTATCAATCCCGGGGCTACTGATAAAAAATTGGTAAATCTTGGTAAAATATCTGTTCTCGTTGCTTTGGCATTAGGCGTTATTTTATCGTTTTTTATCGGCAACGCTTTGATGGGCGAAGGTAAACAAGGGTTCCAGTACATCCAGGAGTATACAGGGTTTGTATCTCCGGGTATATTTGCCATGTTCATTCTTGGTTTTTTCTGGAAAAAAGCTACATCAAACGCGGCCTTGTTTGCTACAATTGGAGGTTTCATTATGTCGTGTGTATTTAAAGTTTTACCACGCTTTGCCGATCTTAGCTTCCTGTCGCCATACGGTTTCTCCAAACTGGCTTTACAGGATGATAAGGTAACCAAACTGTACGAAATACCTTTCCTTGACCGTATGGGCTTTGTATTTGTTATTTGTATTATAGGTATGTACATCATATCAAAAATTGAAACTGCCAAAGGTGTTGTTACCAATGGCCTTGAAATTGACGCATCGATGTTTAAAACTTCGAAAGGCTTTTTGGCCGGTGCGGTAATTATTACAGGTATCGTGGTTGCACTTTACTCTGTTTTCTGGTAGCAGACAATTTTGTTGAAATACTTAAAGAGCGGCGGGTTTTACCTGTCGCTCTTTTTTTTACCCACAGCCTCACAGCCGGATTAATTCAATGAATTTAACACCACGCATCGCCTGGATTAAAAATATTAACCGATGGTAGTGTACCACCCTGTGCCAGGGTGTACCACCCCGTGCCAGGGTGTTTCATCCTGTTTCACTTGTTCCGGTACACACAGTTTGTATTTAATCTATGCAGTTTACAACGCCTCTTCCATGCCCATTTCTACTTACCGCAGGTAAAGACATTTATTCTACTTTTTTTGATCGAGATTCACCCTTTTGCAGTTTTCTTAAAACTTGTATACACACAGCAGCCTTTGGAGAGGGCAGGGTGAGGCTTCTCCGCAATCGTTATCGTAGATTGTTGCAAATATCGTTTCCATCCTAAACTAATGATGTGTAATTTGCCCGTTCAAACTACAATACCATTAACCTATAGTGAATAATTTAGAAGAAACATTCCGGTGGTTTGGCCCTGCCGATCCGGTTACACTAACAGCAATTTCGCAATCCGGGGCTACCGGCGTTGTTACAGCACTTTACCACATCCCAGTTGGCGAGGTTTGGAGTTTGGATGAAATCATCCAGCGTAAAAATATAATTGAGGCAGCCGGTTTACGATGGTCGGTTGTAGAGAGCGTGAATATTCACGAAAGCATAAAAACCGCCGGTGCCGATAGGGATACATATATCCAAAACTATGTGGCTACGCTTCAAAATCTGGCGCAGGCAGGTATCAATATTGTATGCTACAACTTTATGCCCGTGCTTGATTGGACACGAACCGACCTGGATTACCTGCTGGCCAACAAGGCAACTGCCTTAAGATACGATGCTAAAGCTTTAGCCGCATTTGATTTGTATATACTGGAGCGCCTTGGTGCGCGCGATGATTACAGTGCCGCCCAACAGCAGGTTGCCAAACAATACCTTGACAATATTACCGCCGATGAACGCACGCAACTGATCAATAACCTGATGGCAGGTTTGCCAGGCACCAATAAAACATTAACTATTCCCGAATTTAAAGAGCACTTAAAGCGCTACGCCGATGTTGATGCCGCTGGTTTGAAGGAAAACCTTGCCTATTTTTTACGTGGAATTATCCCGGCGGCCGAAAAAGCAGGGGTTAAAATGTGCATCCACCCGGACGATCCTCCATTCCCGATATTGGGCCTGCCAAGGGTGGTATCTACAGAGCAAGACCTTGCCGACCTGGTGAACTATTACCCTTCGCCAAGTAACGGCATCACTTTTTGTACCGGTTCATTAGGGGCAAGGGCTGATAATGATTTACCGGGAATTGTTGAACGTTTAGGCGAACATATTCACTTCCTGCACCTGCGCAATGTGCAGCGCGAAGCTGATGGCAGCTTTTACGAGGCCGAGCATTTGGGTGGTAGTACCGATATGTACGCCGTAATGAAGAATATTGTATTGGAGCAGCAAAAACGTGTGGCCGATGGCCGGGATGATATTGCCATACCCATGCGCCCCGATCATGGACATAAACTGCTGGACGATTTTAACCACAAAACTTACCATGGCTACTCGGCCATAGGCAGGCTGAAAGGGCTTGCCGAGTTACGGGGGCTTGAAATGGGCGTTAAGCGCTCTTTATTGGATAAAGCATAACCTACTATTGATGAAAAACTTTTTAGATAAAGACTTTTTATTAACTACCGAAACCGCGCGGCGCCTGTACCATGAATATGCCGCGAATTTGCCTATTATTGATTACCACAGCCATTTGCCGCCCGACCAGATTGCCGGCGATATTAACTTTGAAAACATAACCCAGGTATGGCTCAACGGCGACCATTATAAATGGCGTGCCATGCGTGCCAACGGCGTTGATGAGGATTACATTACCGGGAAGAAAACCGACCTGGAAAAATTTGAACAATGGGCGGCCACCGTACCCTATACACTGCGCAACCCGCTTTACCATTGGACACACCTCGAACTGCAGCGGTATTTTGATATTCACGACCTGTTATCGCCGGGTACGGCCAGGCAGATTTATGAGGAGAGCAGTAAAAAGTTGCAATCTCCGGAGTACAGCATCCGCAATATTATCAAAAGCAAAAATGTTGAGGTAATATGTACTACCGACGACCCGCTGGACGACCTGGCTTATCATCAAAAAATAAAAGCTGATGGCTACGAAGTACAGGTGTTGCCAACTTTCAGGCCGGATAAGGCTATGAATGCCGATGATTTGGTAGGATTAAACTTGTACATTGATAAACTGCAGGTGATAGCAGGCACCGCTATCAATACTATTGATGCCTATTTATTGGCCTTAAAAGGCCGCCACGATTATTTTGCAGCAAACGGCGGCCGGTTATCCGACCATGGTTTGGAGCAGGTATATGCCGAAGATTATACCGATGCCGAAATAGCGGATATATTTATCAAGATCAGGAGCAACCAGTCCCTTGATGTAACCGAAGCTTTGCAATTTAAATCGGCCATGCTGCATAATTTTGCTTTGTGGAACCACGAAAAAGGCTGGGTAATGCAGTTGCACCTGGGTGCCTTACGCAATAACAACGCCCGCGGACTAAGCGAACTTGGACCGGATACCGGTTGGGATTCGATAGGTGATTTTTCGCAGGGCAGGGCTTTGTCTAAATTCCTGAACCGGTTGGATACAACCAATCAGCTCAGCAAAACCATCCTGTATAACTTAAACCCGGCCGATAACGAACTAATGGCATCCATGACCGGTAATTTTAACGATGGCTCGGTAGCAGGAAAAATCCAGTTTGGATCGGCCTGGTGGTTTTTGGATCAAAAGGACGGCATGACCAAACAGATGAATGCGTTATCCAACATAGGGTTGCTCAGCAGGTTGGTAGGGATGCTTACCGATTCGCGCAGCTTCTTATCTTTCCCAAGGCACGAGTATTTCCGCAGGCTGGTTTGTAACCTGTTCGGCGATGATATCGAAAACGGAGAATTGCCAAACGATATGGCATGGACGGGTAAAATAGTGCAGGATATTTGTTATTACAACGCGAAGAATTACTTTAATTTCGATCAGAGCAAATGAGTACGGCATTTGAAATAACTGGATCAAAAGGCCGCATCCTTTCATTTGGAGAGCTGCTTTTGCGGATTTGCCCCGATGCCGGCGGCCAATGGCTTAACGATAACCAAATGCCGTTTTTTATAGGCGGTGCCGAACTGAATGTAGCGGGCGCTCTGGCGCTTTGGCAATTACCATCGGCATATTTTACTGCCCTGCCGGATAACGCAATGTCGGCCCAGATAATTGATCACCTGGAGGCAAAAAAGATTGATACTTCTCCGGTACATAAGCAAGGCGACAGGATAGGGCTATACTATTTAACCCGCGGCAAGGATATTAAAAACAATGCCCTTATTTATGACCGCGCGGGCTCGGCATTTGCTATGTTAAAACCCGGCCAGGTTAACTGGGATAAAGTTTTGGATGGTGTAAGTTGGTTCCATTTCAGCGCCATATGCCCGGCCATAAGCCAGGATGTGGCCGATGTTTGCCTGGAGGTGCTGGAAGCTGCTTCGGCAAAAGGGATCACCATTTCTGTTGATTTAAATTACCGTTCAAGATTGTGGAAATATGGCAAGCAGCCTATAGATGTAATGCCACAACTTGTAAAATATGCCGATTTGGTGATGGGTAATGTTTGGGCGGCCGAATTGATGCTCGGCATCCCGGTAGCGCCGGATATTCATGAATCGGGACAAAAAAGCATTTACCTTAAAGAGGCGCTTAAAACGTCAGAAACCATCATGGCCCAATACCCCAAATGCAAAGCTGTAGCCAATACTTTCAGATTTGACGCCGGCGAGGGTATTAACTATTATACGGCTTTATACACCGGGGATAAGTTATACAACTCCAGCCAGTATGAAACCGATAAAGTGGTTGACAAAGTTGGCAGCGGCGATTGCTTTATGGCCGGGCTTATTTATGGTTTTTACAATAACCTTGGGCCGCAGCAAACATTACAGTTTGCAACCGCCGCCGCATACACCAAACTGTTTATTGAGGGCGATGCCACCAATAAAACAGTTGAAGAAATTACTAATGTCGCGTTAGCCGCGAACTGACTGATAATCTTGAGTCGAAAGTCTTAAGCCTTAAGTCGAAAGTGACAAAATTACACTTTGGACTAAAGACTTTGGACTTAGAACTCAAGACTCAAAACTTAAGACTTAACAAAACGATGAGCAAAAAAGAGATAGTACTGGATGCGATATTAACACAGGGCACCTTGCCGCTGTTTTTTTATCCCGATGCCGAGGTTAGCCTTGAAATTACCCGCACTTTGTACAAAGCAGGGGTGAGGGTATTTGAATATACCAATCGCGGAGCCGCCGCGCTGGCCAATTTTAAAGTGTTAAAACAGGCTCAACAGGCCGAAATGCCCGATTTGCACCTGGGCATAGGCACCATTAAAAGTCTTGATGAGGCGACAGCTTTTATTGATGCCGGGGCAGATTTTATCGTATCGCCAATTGTGAACCCCGAAGTGGGTGAATTTACCGCGGAACAGGAGTTGCTATGGATTCCGGGGTGTATGACGCCTACCGAAATTTATACAGCGCAGCAGCACGGCGCGGCGTTAATAAAAATTTTCCCGGCCAATATTTTGGGGCCGGAGTTTGTATCATCAATCCGCGATTTGTTTGCCGGTCAGTTGTTTATACCAACGGGTGGCGTCGATTTAAATATCAACAGCATTAGCGGCTGGTTTAGGGCCGGCGTTTGCGCGGTGGGTATGGGCAGCAAACTAATCAGCAAAAATGTATTGGAAAACAAACTGTACGACCAATTATACAGTGATACTGTAACACTGCTTGACATGGTAAAAGCTGCCCGGTAACTTTTGATCTGAGCGCAAATTTCCCCTTGTTTGCGCCTATAAACCAATAAAATATAAACCAATTATATAATGAAAGAAGCCAAAGTTGGAAATTACAGATGGGTGATATGTTCGCTTGTTTTTTTTGCAACAACCATTAATTACCTTGACAGGGCTGTAATCAGCCTGTTAAAGTCGCCGCTAACAGATGAATTCAAATGGAACGATGGGGATTACGCCAATATTGAAATTGCATTTAAAATAGCATACTCCTTAGGTTTATTGGCTGCCGGCAGTATTATCGACAAAGTAGGGACCAAGCTTGGCTATTTTTTGTCGACTTTTTTTTGGAGCGTAGCCGCAGTGTGCCACGCTTTTGTTGCCAGTACATTTGGTTTTGGCGTTGTTCGTTCGGCATTAGGTATTAGCGAGGCCGGTAACTTCCCGGCTGCTATCAAAACTGTAGCCGAGTGGTTCCCTAAAAAAGAAAGGGCTTTTGCAACGGGCATCTTCAATTCCGGATCAAACATCGGGGCCATTGTTGCTCCCTTAACAGTACCCTATATCGCCGTTGTTTGGGGCTGGCGCTGGGCATTTGTTATTACCGGTTCAATTGGTTTTATCTGGCTGGTACTCTGGTTCTTTTTTTACCAAACTCCTGCTAAACATAAATTTGTAACACAAGCAGAACTTGATTATATCAACAGCGATCAGGAAACAGCAACACCAGACGAAAAATTAATAGAGGGCGAAAAAATATCATGGGGCAAGCTGCTTACTTTTAAACAAACCTGGGCATTTGTTATTGGTAAGTTTTTAACGGATCCTATCTGGTGGTTTTACCTGTTTTGGTTGCCCGATTTTTTACAAAGCCAGTATGGATTAAAAGGTACCGATGTAGCATTCCCCGTGGCGGCTGTTTATACCATGTCGACAGTTGGAAGTATTTTTGGCGGCTGGTTGCCAATGAGGCTGATCAGGAACAACTGGGCGGTTTTTAAGGCCAGGAAAACATCTATGTTTATTTACGCTTTGTTTGTGATACCTATTGTTTTTGCACAGGTTTTGGGCGGTATCAACATGTGGCTTGCAGTATTGGTTATAGGTATTGCCGCATCGGCACACCAGGCCTGGAGCGCTAATATATTTACAACCGTGTCGGATATGTTTCCTAAAAAATCTATAGGATCAGTTACCGGTATAGGGGGGATGTTTGGGTCGATAGGTGGTGTGTTTTTGTCAATGGCGGTACAAAAAAATCTGTTTGTGCACTACAGGGCTATTCATAAAATAGAAATTGCCTATTACATCATGTTTTTTGTTTGCGGCAGCGCCTACATACTGGCATGGTTAATTATGCATGCGCTTGTTCCTAAAATGAAGCCTATTAAGCTTTAGTATCATGCAACAAAGCACCGGCGCTTATTGCCGGTGCTCTGTTGTTATTGTTTGTGTATTTGCAATTCAACTCACCTGGGCTGCAAGTTCGTCAATCCAACTTGACAGGTAAGGCTCGGTACCTGTTAACCTTATCCATTCGCCATCGGCTTCCTGCGCTATTACCAGGTGCAGTGTGCCATCAACCGACTTAAATTCATATGCTTTTGTAAAATTGCCGTAAGCAATGGGTTCTAACGTGCCATCAATGGTACTGTCGGTGCCGGTTAATGTGGCTTCAATTTGCTGTTCCATAATTTATAATTTTAATACTAACACGCGTTATTGCTTTGTGTTTGCAATATATTGGTTAGCATCAGTGTAAATCTTCAATCCCAAAAAACATTATCTTTAACACGTGAAAAACTTACAGCCCGACCCCAAAGTATTGATTGATATTGTACAAACACCCATGCCTTATGGTAAATATAAAGGCACAATAATTGCCGATATACCAATCAGTTACCTGGAGTGGATGAGCGGTAAAGGTTTTACAAAAGATAAGCTTGGGATGATGTTATCTACCGTTTTTGAGATCAAGACAAATGGTTTAGGCGAGATTTTGTTTATGGTGC
The genomic region above belongs to Mucilaginibacter sp. KACC 22773 and contains:
- the xylA gene encoding xylose isomerase; the encoded protein is MKIITGEKEFFKGIGQIAYEGQESDNPLAFRWYDANRVVAGKTMAEHLRFACAYWHSFNGNGADPFGGPTHIFAWDEKTDAVERAKDKMDAAFEFITKMNIPYYCFHDVDVVDYTNDVNENDRRIQALVEYAKQKQAESGVKLLWGTSNLFSHRRYMNGAATNPDFHVLAHAGAQVKAAIDATIALGGENYVFWGGREGYMSLLNTDMKREQEHFAKFLHTAKDYARKQGFKGNFFIEPKPCEPTKHQYDYDAATVLGFLQKYDLLNDFKLNLEVNHATLAGHTFQHELQVAADSGLLGSIDANRGDTQNGWDTDQFPNDINEITESMMIILEAGGLQGGGINFDAKIRRNSTDQADLFYAHIGGMDIFARALVIADNILQKSEYKKIRSDRYASFDAGSGKDFEDGKLSLEDLRNYAITNGEPKTLSGRQEYLENLINRYI
- a CDS encoding sodium/sugar symporter, which translates into the protein MKTLSYGDYVVFFIYFVIVSSYGYWVYKRKHNADATSKDYFLAEGSLTWWAIGASLIASNISAEQFIGTSGSAFKMGLAISTYEWMAAITLIIVAVFFIPVYLKNKIFTMPQFLHQRYNSTVAMIMAIFWLLLYIVVNLMSILYLGALAISGISGLNIWLCIILLAVFSAFITLGGMKVIGYTDVIQVAVLILGGLMASYLALTLLSEKEGTTGLLNGFKILHSEASDHFHMIFKKDNPNYMDLPGLSVLIGGMWITNLNYWGCNQYITQRALGANLKTARGGILFAAFLKLLMPVIVVLPGIAAYLLYQKGMFHQEMMSSTGVTDPNKAYPSLLNLLPTGLKGLSFAALTAAIVASLAGKANSIATIFTLDIYKKAINPGATDKKLVNLGKISVLVALALGVILSFFIGNALMGEGKQGFQYIQEYTGFVSPGIFAMFILGFFWKKATSNAALFATIGGFIMSCVFKVLPRFADLSFLSPYGFSKLALQDDKVTKLYEIPFLDRMGFVFVICIIGMYIISKIETAKGVVTNGLEIDASMFKTSKGFLAGAVIITGIVVALYSVFW
- the uxuA gene encoding mannonate dehydratase; this translates as MVNNLEETFRWFGPADPVTLTAISQSGATGVVTALYHIPVGEVWSLDEIIQRKNIIEAAGLRWSVVESVNIHESIKTAGADRDTYIQNYVATLQNLAQAGINIVCYNFMPVLDWTRTDLDYLLANKATALRYDAKALAAFDLYILERLGARDDYSAAQQQVAKQYLDNITADERTQLINNLMAGLPGTNKTLTIPEFKEHLKRYADVDAAGLKENLAYFLRGIIPAAEKAGVKMCIHPDDPPFPILGLPRVVSTEQDLADLVNYYPSPSNGITFCTGSLGARADNDLPGIVERLGEHIHFLHLRNVQREADGSFYEAEHLGGSTDMYAVMKNIVLEQQKRVADGRDDIAIPMRPDHGHKLLDDFNHKTYHGYSAIGRLKGLAELRGLEMGVKRSLLDKA
- the uxaC gene encoding glucuronate isomerase, producing MKNFLDKDFLLTTETARRLYHEYAANLPIIDYHSHLPPDQIAGDINFENITQVWLNGDHYKWRAMRANGVDEDYITGKKTDLEKFEQWAATVPYTLRNPLYHWTHLELQRYFDIHDLLSPGTARQIYEESSKKLQSPEYSIRNIIKSKNVEVICTTDDPLDDLAYHQKIKADGYEVQVLPTFRPDKAMNADDLVGLNLYIDKLQVIAGTAINTIDAYLLALKGRHDYFAANGGRLSDHGLEQVYAEDYTDAEIADIFIKIRSNQSLDVTEALQFKSAMLHNFALWNHEKGWVMQLHLGALRNNNARGLSELGPDTGWDSIGDFSQGRALSKFLNRLDTTNQLSKTILYNLNPADNELMASMTGNFNDGSVAGKIQFGSAWWFLDQKDGMTKQMNALSNIGLLSRLVGMLTDSRSFLSFPRHEYFRRLVCNLFGDDIENGELPNDMAWTGKIVQDICYYNAKNYFNFDQSK
- a CDS encoding sugar kinase, whose translation is MSTAFEITGSKGRILSFGELLLRICPDAGGQWLNDNQMPFFIGGAELNVAGALALWQLPSAYFTALPDNAMSAQIIDHLEAKKIDTSPVHKQGDRIGLYYLTRGKDIKNNALIYDRAGSAFAMLKPGQVNWDKVLDGVSWFHFSAICPAISQDVADVCLEVLEAASAKGITISVDLNYRSRLWKYGKQPIDVMPQLVKYADLVMGNVWAAELMLGIPVAPDIHESGQKSIYLKEALKTSETIMAQYPKCKAVANTFRFDAGEGINYYTALYTGDKLYNSSQYETDKVVDKVGSGDCFMAGLIYGFYNNLGPQQTLQFATAAAYTKLFIEGDATNKTVEEITNVALAAN
- a CDS encoding bifunctional 4-hydroxy-2-oxoglutarate aldolase/2-dehydro-3-deoxy-phosphogluconate aldolase, whose product is MSKKEIVLDAILTQGTLPLFFYPDAEVSLEITRTLYKAGVRVFEYTNRGAAALANFKVLKQAQQAEMPDLHLGIGTIKSLDEATAFIDAGADFIVSPIVNPEVGEFTAEQELLWIPGCMTPTEIYTAQQHGAALIKIFPANILGPEFVSSIRDLFAGQLFIPTGGVDLNINSISGWFRAGVCAVGMGSKLISKNVLENKLYDQLYSDTVTLLDMVKAAR
- a CDS encoding MFS transporter, which codes for MKEAKVGNYRWVICSLVFFATTINYLDRAVISLLKSPLTDEFKWNDGDYANIEIAFKIAYSLGLLAAGSIIDKVGTKLGYFLSTFFWSVAAVCHAFVASTFGFGVVRSALGISEAGNFPAAIKTVAEWFPKKERAFATGIFNSGSNIGAIVAPLTVPYIAVVWGWRWAFVITGSIGFIWLVLWFFFYQTPAKHKFVTQAELDYINSDQETATPDEKLIEGEKISWGKLLTFKQTWAFVIGKFLTDPIWWFYLFWLPDFLQSQYGLKGTDVAFPVAAVYTMSTVGSIFGGWLPMRLIRNNWAVFKARKTSMFIYALFVIPIVFAQVLGGINMWLAVLVIGIAASAHQAWSANIFTTVSDMFPKKSIGSVTGIGGMFGSIGGVFLSMAVQKNLFVHYRAIHKIEIAYYIMFFVCGSAYILAWLIMHALVPKMKPIKL
- a CDS encoding DUF3820 family protein, coding for MKNLQPDPKVLIDIVQTPMPYGKYKGTIIADIPISYLEWMSGKGFTKDKLGMMLSTVFEIKTNGLGEILFMVRKSLNKGQGISPKLK